The following coding sequences are from one Macaca nemestrina isolate mMacNem1 chromosome 1, mMacNem.hap1, whole genome shotgun sequence window:
- the LOC105489214 gene encoding NBPF family member NBPF4-like isoform X1 codes for MVVSADPLSGERAEMNILEINKELRSQLAESNQQFRDLKEKFLITQATAYSLANQLKKYKCEEYKDIIDSVLRDELQFVEKLAEKLRQAEELGQYKALVHSQARELTQLREKLQEGRDASRSLNQHFKALLAPDDLDKSQGQDLREQLAEGCRLAEHLVHKLSPETDEDEDEDEKDAEVEKVQESPAPREVQKAEEKEVPQNSLEECAVTCSNSHNPSNSNQPHRSTKITFEKNKVDSALVVESERFHDEEEEALTILPENQNDHEEEEGKAPVPPRQHDMSNYYLHSEVSFLALNEEKVCSTQDVARDYSNSKWDETSLGFLEQRNDLKEVKGQETIHPRISREPLRVDKHEVPQESLDGCCSTPSILPELPHSYCPYGSTSYCFEEKQVSLALVDKIQTDQEEVEDQDPPCPRLSQELPEVKEQEIPENSVDEVYLTPSVHHDLSDCHQPYSSTLYSLEDQFACSALDGASPTQADCPQGTWSGDLSHHLSEVQASQAQLEPSTLAPNCLRLQLDQGFYYGNDLARRGPSSTTCSFTANADSGNQRPFQELVLEPSLGMKNPPQLGDDALEGSADNTQGRQVNGQIHASSVLKPKIIKRKLPLSKWRLACRFPGLQA; via the exons ATGGTGGTATCTGCCGACCCTTTGTCCGGCGAGAGGGCAGAGATGAACATCCTAGAAATCAACAAGGAATTGCGCTCCCAGCTGGCAGAGAGCAATCAGCAGTTCCGAGACCTCAAAGAGAAATTCCTTATAACTCAAGCTACTGCCTACTCCCTGGCCAACCAGCTGAAGAAATACA AGTGTGAAGAGTACAAAGACATCATAGACTCTGTGCTGAGGGATGAACTGCAGTTCGTGGAGAAGCTGGCAGAGAAGCTCAGGCAAGCTGAGGAGCTCGG GCAATATAAAGCCCTGGTTCACTCTCAGGCACGAGAGCTGACCCAGTTACGGGAGAAGTTACAGGAAGGGAGAGATGCCTCCCGCTCACTGAATCAGCATTTCAAGGCCCTCCTCGCTCCTGATGACCTTGACAAGTCCCAGGGTCAGGACCTCCGAGAGCAGCTGGCTGAGGGGTGCCGGCTAGCAGAGCACCTTGTTCACAAGCTGAGCCCAG AAACTGatgaagatgaggatgaagatgagaaagatgcAGAGGTTGAGAAAGTACAGGAATCACCTGCCCCCAG GGAGGTGCAGAAGGCTGAAGAAAAGGAAGTCCCTCAGAATTCACTGGAGGAATGTGCTGTCACTTGTTCAAATAGTCACAACCCTTCTAACTCCAACCAGCCTCACAGGAGCACCAAAATCACatttgagaaaaacaaagttgaCTCTGCTCTGGTTGTAGAGAGTGAACGCTTTCATGATGAAGAGGAGGAAGCTCTAACCATTCTCCCAG AAAATCAAAATGAtcatgaggaagaggaggggaaagcACCAGTGCCCCCCAG ACAGCATGACATGTCCAACTATTACCTGCATAGTGAAGTCTCTTTCCTGGCACTGAATGAAGAGAAAGTTTGCTCCACTCAGGATGTTGCCAGGGATTACTCCAATTCCAAATGGGATGAGACCTCACTTGGCTTCCTAG AACAGCGAAATGATCTTAAAGAGGTGAAAGGACAAGAAACAATTCATCCCAG GATCAGCAGGGAACCGCTGAGGGTGGACAAGCATGAAGTCCCCCAGGAGTCACTGGATGGATGTTGCTCGACTCCTTCAATCCTTCCTGAACTACCTCACTCCTACTGCCCTTATGGGAGCACTTCGTACTGTTTTGAAGAAAAGCAAGTCAGCTTGGCTCTTGTAGACA AAATTCAAACGGATCAAGAGGAGGTAGAAGATCAAGACCCGCCGTGCCCCAG GCTCAGCCAGGAGCTGCCAGAGGTGAAGGAGCAGGAAATCCCAGAGAACTCCGTGGATGAAGTTTACTTGACGCCCTCAGTTCACCATGACCTATCTGACTGCCACCAGCCTTATAGCAGCACATTGTACTCATTGGAGGATCAGTTTGCCTGCTCTGCTCTGGATGGAGCCT CTCCCACCCAGGCAGACTGTCCCCAAGGGACTTGGAGTGGAGACTTGAGCCACCACCTGTCAGAGGTGCAGGCTTCACAGGCACAGCTGGAGCCAAGCACCCTGGCACCCAATTGTCTGAGACTACAGCTGGATCAAGGGTTCTACTATGGAAATGACTTGGCCAGGCGGGGCCCCTCCTCCACCACCTGCAGCTTCACAGCCAATGCTGATTCTGGGAACCAACGGCCCTTCCAAG agctgGTTTTAGAGCCCTCCCTGGGGATGAAGAACCCTCCCCAGCTGGGAGATGATGCACTTGAAGGCTCAGCAGACAACACACAAGGGCGTCAAGTCAATGGCCAGATTCATGCCTCCAGTGTCCTGAAACCTAAGATCATCAAAAGAAAACTCCCGCTCAGCAAGTGGAGACTGGCATGCAGATTCCCTGGCCTGCAAGCTTAG